One genomic segment of Arthrobacter sp. JZ12 includes these proteins:
- a CDS encoding response regulator, which translates to MGFRLILEGEDDMRIVGEASDGAEGTRLAESLRPDVILMDVRMPIMDGIEATRRITASTECSRIIILTTFDLDEYAFAGLQAGASAFLLKDVAPNELVQAVRVVASGDAVVAPRVTQRLLETYVRSRPDTPKPPRDPLLQELTPRELEVLEAIAEGLSNAELAHRFFLSEATVKTHVRRILTKLHLRDRVQAVVYAYETGLVVPSQGLDF; encoded by the coding sequence ATGGGATTCCGGCTCATCCTTGAGGGAGAGGATGACATGCGGATCGTCGGTGAAGCATCCGACGGGGCCGAAGGCACCCGGCTTGCCGAGAGCCTGCGGCCGGACGTCATCCTCATGGACGTACGAATGCCGATCATGGACGGCATTGAGGCGACGAGGCGCATCACCGCGTCCACCGAGTGTTCCCGAATCATCATCCTCACCACCTTTGACCTGGACGAGTACGCCTTCGCCGGGCTGCAGGCAGGCGCATCCGCGTTCCTGCTCAAGGACGTCGCCCCGAACGAACTGGTTCAGGCCGTTCGGGTGGTGGCCAGCGGTGACGCGGTGGTCGCACCCCGCGTTACCCAACGCCTGCTCGAAACCTACGTTCGCTCGCGTCCGGATACACCGAAGCCGCCGCGGGACCCGCTGCTTCAGGAGCTGACGCCCCGGGAACTGGAGGTTCTCGAGGCGATCGCTGAGGGACTTTCCAACGCCGAACTCGCGCACCGCTTCTTCCTCTCGGAAGCAACGGTGAAAACGCACGTGCGCCGCATTCTAACCAAGCTGCACCTGCGCGACCGCGTGCAGGCGGTTGTCTACGCATATGAAACCGGTCTGGTCGTCCCAAGCCAGGGGCTCGACTTCTAG